One Nostoc sp. CENA543 genomic window, TTGTTCTTTGGCTTTGGCTGCGTCGGCTAAATTATGAATTAATAGGGGATCACCTATACTTTGTCCCACTGTCATGGCTGGGTTGAGACAAGCGTGGGGATCTTGAAATACCATTTGAATTTGTCGCCGGGAAGCACGAATTTCCTGACGCGACAATTTAGTTAAATCTTGTCCTAAAAATTCCACTTTCCCTGATGTGGGACGAATTAACTGTAAAATTGTCCGCGATAGTGTGCTTTTACCGCATCCAGATTCCCCCACTAATCCCATAATTTCCCCTGGATACAATTCCAAGTTAATCCCATCTACAGCTTTGATGGTTTGACTTTCACCCTTAAACAGTCGTTCGATAAAGTTAGGTTCGATAGTGTAATACTGCTTAAGTTCCGTTACCCGCAGAATGGGGGACTGGGGACTGGGGAGAGGCGACTGGGAAACGTCTTCTGTTCCTACTTCATCGATAGATTGAATATGTAACGCTGCTTGCAGGAGCGATCGCGTATAGTCATGCTGGGGGTTTCTAAATACTGCGTCGGTAGTACCCATCTCCACCATTTTGCCGTTGTACATTACCCCAATGCGGCTGCAATATTCCGCCACCATCGCTAAATCGTGGGAAATCAGCAGCAATGCCATATTTTCTTCACTGCAAAGGCGCGTTAATTCTTGTAAAATTTGGGCAGAAACGGTGACATCTAAGCTAGTTGTCGGTTCATCAGCGACAATTAATTTAGGATTTAGCAGAAGGGCGAGGGCGATCGCTACCCTTTGACGCATTCCTCCGCTAAACTCATGGGGGTACTGATTCCACCGACTAGCAGGAATCTTCACTTTTTCTAAAGTCGCCAGTGCTTTTTCCTTGGCTTCCTTGGCTGATAACTCCGGTAAATGCGCCTGTAGAGTTTCAATACAATGATTCCCAATCGTCATCAAGGGATCAAGTCGAGTCATGGGATCTTGGAAAATTAATGCTACAGCTTCCCCTCGAAATTTCCGCATTTGGTTGGGTGTTAAATCAAATACCGATTCTCCCTGAAACGTCACCTTTCCTTCCACACAGCTAGAAGCTGGTAATAACCGCATCGCCGCCCGTCCCAAGGTAGACTTACCACAACCAGATTCACCCACTAACCCCATTCTTTCCCCTGGTTGTAAGGTAAAAGATACATCATCAACCGCCCAACTTTGTGCTTCACCGCTACGTTGAGGATAGGCGACACGCAGATTTTCGATACAAAATAAGTCTTTACCCATAGTTTTATTTACCAGCCCAAAGCCATTAGCCGGGATAATTTTAAATTTAAGTTAGTGTATCAAATTCCTGAAAGTAGCTGCGCGCCAATATTAAACTAAATTTTGGCTAGGTATCTGAATAACTGTAGAGAATAATTTTCAATTAATACCAATATGGTAGAAATCATGAGCATCATTAAAATGAGTTACTCCTGTAACATCTCTTATTACTGCTCTCACGATAGAACTCACTTGCCAAACTGTCCATAGCTCCTCTTTGCTCATAAAATGGCCAGGATAGTGTGCTGTTATCCAATTCACTAAATCTTTGACAGTAAGAGGTTTAAAAAACATATCTACACCCACACCAAACGAGCGTGGTTTTTGTAGATTAAGAGCAGAAAAAACTTCACTCAAAGTTTCCTGAAAATTCCTTTTGGGTAGTAAATTCCGTAAATTGCTATTAAGTTTAATTTCGCGACATTGCAAACCAGTAACTTGATGAATAGCTTGGCGAACACAATAATAGACACGCATTGTAGGACATACTCCTACACTAGTTTTTGATGCACCTAATTTTGCAGAAAAAAGATTAATCACCATTTGAGGTGTTTGCAGGGTAACAGCTTCATCATCTGTGATTTCCATCCCAAAAGCCTTTTCCCATCCCATAATCAATTCAACTGCATCAAGTCCCATATTAAATTTTTCCCCAGATAACACTCAATTAACATCTCAACATCCCTTCTCTGCACCTCTTGGCGTTGAGATTTACATCCACTTTTTAGGGAATTATAAAGTTATATTCTGACTTCCCAGCAAAATTGTAATTTATTGTTCACACATTAGGAATTCATCATCTGGATATTGTAGCAGCAGTAATGATTGCCAACAGGAGGGCATTGGGCTATGAAGGCTTTCTGGAACGTAACTTTTGAGGGCATATTCTGGCTATGGAATCTCAACTTTTTAACACTTGTCTATTTTGGTATACTGCCTTGGGTAGCTGTGCCATTATTCCAAGCCACTTTACAGGGTCAGATTCCTGTTGAATTTTCCCTAACTCTAGTTGCTTTAATTGCTGTCCCCACCATCTCAACAATTATTGGCGGTAAGTTTTTACTCTTCCAACCCCTGCAACTCATCCGATTTTTTTATGGTGTAGAAGCACCATTATTTCTATTGTGTTTGCTGCGGTTATTTGTAATTCGAGAATTGACACCTGCTAGTACCCAGTTGCTCATCACAATTAGTATTTGTATTGTGGCATTTTGTGGAGAATTATTTTGGGGTTACGCACCCAAGAAGAAAAATGCCCTGCAATGGCTACAAATGGCAACTCATACTTTAATGTTGCTATTTGGCATTTATGCGAGTGTGATTTTACTATTTTATGCCTTGCCGCTAGCAGTATTCTTATTGCAAGAATTCCTCAAATTTGAGTGGCTAGGAGGTTTGTGGTCTATATTAAGTGATCCTTATGCACTCGGCACTTTATGGCTTTTTAGCCTTTCGTTTTTGTTGTTTATTTTCAGTGGCACTTTATTTGTTTTAATGCCTTCCGTACTAGCAGCAATGTATTTAAATTCTGGTTATAGGATTTTAAAGAACTTTGCTAGAGACTATGGCAATAAAAAAATGTTATCTGGGGCGACTGCTGTATTTATTGCCTTTGCTATTACCTTTGTATCTTTACAGAACCAACCGCAAGTATTGGCTTTTTCTCTGTTAGCAAATAGTCCTAAAAATGAGAGCGATCGCCAAACCATACTCGCTCAATCAAATAAAATTCGTGATGGCTTAGTCAACGCCTACTTATCTTCCTATCGCTATCTCAGCAGCATAGAAGAAAATAATCATATCAGTGCTATGTATCAGCACGTTTTAGGTTTAGATAAATCAGCAGGAAAAAATCTGCAAAATATCTACAACTTTTTCATGTCGCCGTTTTTGTATCAAGGGACAAGCAAAGATGCTGACAAAGCCGAAAAACTCTATGCAGAATTTTTTGATACTCCCATCCAAAAAGCTGAAAAAATAGCCGTTACCCACGCCATCCAATCGACTTTTAACCAACAGGAAGTCAAAGCTGGTTTATTAAATATCAACGACCAAAAAGTATGGCTAGCATCACAACAAGTCACAGTCAAAGAACATGGTGATTGGGCTGATGTGGAGTTATACGAAGTTTACAAGAACCAAACTCCCGAAGTGCAGGAAGTTTTTTACTCTTTTTCTCTACCAGAAAGTGCTGTAATTACCGGTTTATGGTTAGGCGATACTAACAACCGTTCTCAACGTTTTCCCTTCAAAGTATCTCCCCGTGGTGCTGCCCAGAAAGTTTATAATTCCCAAGTTAGAAGAGAACGCCCTGTAGATCCAGCTTTATTAGAACAAGTAGGGCCAAGACATTATCGCCTCCGGGCTTTTCCCATCCCCCCTAATAATGTGCAGCAGTTCCCTGGTGAAGCACCACGTCCTACAGAAATGCACCTATGGTTAACTTATCAGGTGATGGGTCAAGAAAAAGGCTGGCCAATGCCAGATTTAGGTGAAAGACGCAATATTTTCTGGAATAATGACACTAAACGCACCCGCAATGATAAAGCAGTTAATTTCAAAGAAGATGCTTGGCTAGAAAGTTTTATCCCTGCCAGTAGTAAGGTACAGCCTGTAGTACATGAGGTAAATTTAGATAATGGCGATCGCATCACCATCAAGCCTTTATCCCTAAAAGATTATTCTCTACCTCAAGGTAAACGCATCGCCCTAGTTTTAGATACTTCCCGCAGTATGGGGAATCATCTCAAAGAATTATCCCAAACTTGGGATTGGTTGAACAAACATGGCTTTGCTGACAAAGATTTAACCAATAACGATGCTGATTTATACCTCAGTGTCCCTAAAGATGCAACAGCCAAAAGAATAGATGATATTCAACAATTTCAACCAGAAAAAACCATCTTTTACGGCACAATTCAGCCGCAAGAAATGTTAACTCAGTTTAACTCTCTGCGTGGTGATACCGCCTATGATGCAGTGTTACTAATTAGCGATGAAGGCAGTTATGAATTATCCCGCAGTAACAAAACTGTGGTTAATTCACCCGCACCCTTATGGATGATACATTTAGGGGGATTACCCGCCGCCTACAACGATGGAATCATTAAATCTCTGCAAGATACTGGCGGCGGCGTTGCACAAGACATTGCGGAAGCATTGCCACGCATTGCCACAAAATTAGCATTAGGCGACTCTGTGGTGAGTGTAGTTGATGGTTATGCCTGGTATCTGCAACAACAGGAGAAAGCCACAGCGAATAATTCTCAACCCGCAACAGATTTACAAGCATTAGCTGCCCGACAATTAATTTTAGGCTTGAGTAAAAAAATTAAACTAGACAACCTCGAAAGCTTAGATGCAATTCACGCCATCGCCAAAAAGTACGAGATTGTTAGCCCCTATTCTTCCATGTTGGTGTTAGTCAACGAAGAACAAAGACAATTACTCAAAGAAGCCGAAGCCGCAAGCGATCGCTTTGACCGCAAAATAGAAAATGGGAAAGAAGACCTCACCAAACCCAATAATCCTTTTAAAACCAGCATCCCCGAATCCTCCAGTGGCTGGATTTTATTCCTCAGTGGGGCTGGAATGTTGATGTTTGTGAATCGTCGTAAATTTAGGGGGTATAGGGCATAGAAAATGGGGTATGGGGCATAGGGCATCGATTTTTCTTCTACACCCCTATACCCCCATACCCTTACACCCTCATTCTTGTGTCCCCTGTTGCAGTATGACTTGGCAATATTTAAATATCAGTAGTAGATAAATTAACTATGGAAATATATCTAAAGGAATCTATAGTTGCAACCAAACTATAGTAGGGATTCATGGGCTGATTTGCTGCAATAAAGATGCTGTCCGTGCTGTAGAAGCTTTAAGTTCAGCATCTACGAGACTATCTAATTCTGCTTGTTCCTCAAAAGACAGTGCTTTCCCTTGGTTGCGTGCTGTACGCCATAAACTCATCAGTTCAGATAAGCGTTTTTGCTGCTCGGCACTAAAGAACTCATCAGGGCGAAAACTTTGAATCACCAACAAAGCACTAAATTCGGTTTCACCTAACTCAGCAGTTAAAGCATCTAGAGCTTGTCCCGCAGTTTTGCATACAGAAGACTTATCGCCTGTGATCGCTTGATAGCATTTTTCACCACTAGCATTTGATATGGGCAATATCACGACTGTAGTCATAATTTTTATTCTTGCTTAACCCACCATTATAACTCAAACAATGGAGCATAGATAATAAGCCATAATTCCCCCTGCCCCCTGCCCTCTACCTCATTGTGTCCCCTGTTGCAGTATGGCTTGGCAATATTGCATTAAAGTAGAGAGGCGATCGCTAATTGTTTTCACTCTGGTTTGTGCTGTCGATGTTTGCCGCGCCCCTTGCAAAAACATGACATCTACTGCCAACAAACGCAGCTGTTTGCTTATTTCTGTATGGTAAGATTGCACTCGTGAGCTGACATCTACTGTTAAAGGGACAATCTCTTCGCTAAAAAAAATTTGCAAGGCATTTATACGCTCTTTTAATTCAGATGTACTTACTTGAAGATTAGTGACATCTGTATGCAATTGTTCAAGTAAGTTGACTAGGATGGGATATTTATCAGAAGTTAAAGACATTCACTTCTATTTAGGATAGTATTAGTTTCAAGAAAAATTTCTTCTACAATAATTCATCTTACGCTTTCGTCAAATTTTTCAGCCTCAAACTTTGCTTTGAGGCTGTGTTTGCCATCTACATTTTTTCGTAGATTATGCTGATCAAAGCTCGGAGTGGATGAGTACCATAGGCATATAGGGAATCATCCTATTAAGACAAGTTTTATTTTCCATTGAGACAGCAACATCACCTTGATGATGCTGTCAGTTGCATCTATTTCTCACTTAACCCACAGATCACTGTTCCTATTGTATGAGTAGTATAGCGATAAGTTCTCCAACTGATATTTCCCTTCCCGACTGGCTGAAGAAATGTATGCGAGAAACTTCAGCCGAAGGTAAGCAAGCAGAC contains:
- a CDS encoding ABC transporter ATP-binding protein, which produces MGKDLFCIENLRVAYPQRSGEAQSWAVDDVSFTLQPGERMGLVGESGCGKSTLGRAAMRLLPASSCVEGKVTFQGESVFDLTPNQMRKFRGEAVALIFQDPMTRLDPLMTIGNHCIETLQAHLPELSAKEAKEKALATLEKVKIPASRWNQYPHEFSGGMRQRVAIALALLLNPKLIVADEPTTSLDVTVSAQILQELTRLCSEENMALLLISHDLAMVAEYCSRIGVMYNGKMVEMGTTDAVFRNPQHDYTRSLLQAALHIQSIDEVGTEDVSQSPLPSPQSPILRVTELKQYYTIEPNFIERLFKGESQTIKAVDGINLELYPGEIMGLVGESGCGKSTLSRTILQLIRPTSGKVEFLGQDLTKLSRQEIRASRRQIQMVFQDPHACLNPAMTVGQSIGDPLLIHNLADAAKAKEQVLWMLEKVGLTPAELYYQRYPSDLSGGQQQRVAIARALITRPKLVICDEPVSMLDASVQSQVLDLMLQLKAEFELTYLFITHDLWLARFLCDRIAVMHGGKIVELGATKEIFANPQHPYTQTLLAAAPLLART
- a CDS encoding TIGR02921 family PEP-CTERM protein; this encodes MKAFWNVTFEGIFWLWNLNFLTLVYFGILPWVAVPLFQATLQGQIPVEFSLTLVALIAVPTISTIIGGKFLLFQPLQLIRFFYGVEAPLFLLCLLRLFVIRELTPASTQLLITISICIVAFCGELFWGYAPKKKNALQWLQMATHTLMLLFGIYASVILLFYALPLAVFLLQEFLKFEWLGGLWSILSDPYALGTLWLFSLSFLLFIFSGTLFVLMPSVLAAMYLNSGYRILKNFARDYGNKKMLSGATAVFIAFAITFVSLQNQPQVLAFSLLANSPKNESDRQTILAQSNKIRDGLVNAYLSSYRYLSSIEENNHISAMYQHVLGLDKSAGKNLQNIYNFFMSPFLYQGTSKDADKAEKLYAEFFDTPIQKAEKIAVTHAIQSTFNQQEVKAGLLNINDQKVWLASQQVTVKEHGDWADVELYEVYKNQTPEVQEVFYSFSLPESAVITGLWLGDTNNRSQRFPFKVSPRGAAQKVYNSQVRRERPVDPALLEQVGPRHYRLRAFPIPPNNVQQFPGEAPRPTEMHLWLTYQVMGQEKGWPMPDLGERRNIFWNNDTKRTRNDKAVNFKEDAWLESFIPASSKVQPVVHEVNLDNGDRITIKPLSLKDYSLPQGKRIALVLDTSRSMGNHLKELSQTWDWLNKHGFADKDLTNNDADLYLSVPKDATAKRIDDIQQFQPEKTIFYGTIQPQEMLTQFNSLRGDTAYDAVLLISDEGSYELSRSNKTVVNSPAPLWMIHLGGLPAAYNDGIIKSLQDTGGGVAQDIAEALPRIATKLALGDSVVSVVDGYAWYLQQQEKATANNSQPATDLQALAARQLILGLSKKIKLDNLESLDAIHAIAKKYEIVSPYSSMLVLVNEEQRQLLKEAEAASDRFDRKIENGKEDLTKPNNPFKTSIPESSSGWILFLSGAGMLMFVNRRKFRGYRA
- the patD gene encoding heterocyst frequency control protein PatD, encoding MSLTSDKYPILVNLLEQLHTDVTNLQVSTSELKERINALQIFFSEEIVPLTVDVSSRVQSYHTEISKQLRLLAVDVMFLQGARQTSTAQTRVKTISDRLSTLMQYCQAILQQGTQ